The genome window AAAGTGGGCATGGACACCGTGATTCACCCCGGAACCCATCTGCGGGGAGGGACCAGCATCGGGGAGGACTGTGAGATCGGGCCGGACGCATGGATCGATGGATCGAGGGTCGAAGCGGGATCGCGCGTCCGCTATTCCGTCCTCGAGGGGGCGCGGGTGCGGGAGGGGTGCGACATCGGACCGTACGCCCACCTCCGCCCAGGAGCGGACGTCGGTCCGAACGTTCGGATCGGGAACTTCGTCGAGGTGAAGGCGGCCCGGGTCAAGCGGGGGAC of Candidatus Bipolaricaulota bacterium contains these proteins:
- the glmU gene encoding bifunctional UDP-N-acetylglucosamine diphosphorylase/glucosamine-1-phosphate N-acetyltransferase GlmU (forms a homotrimer; catalyzes the acetylation of glucosamine-1-phosphate and uridylation of N-acetylglucosamine-1-phosphate to produce UDP-GlcNAc; function in cell wall synthesis); its protein translation is KVGMDTVIHPGTHLRGGTSIGEDCEIGPDAWIDGSRVEAGSRVRYSVLEGARVREGCDIGPYAHLRPGADVGPNVRIGNFVEVKAARVKRGTKAGHLTYIGDAEIGEEVNIGAGTITCNYDGKRKHRTVIGDRAFIGSNTALVAPVEIGEDAIIGAGSTITADVPPRTLGLGRARQVIKERKD